ACTGGGGTTCAGTGCATTGCACTAATTAGGGAatagacaaaagtttttttatacaaaagaaaaattttATACAGACAAGCAAATCAGTATTTATTTCATTGATGAATAATCTATAATATAATGAATAATCACATCATGATTCTGGAGAAACTGTCCAAGAGACGGCAAGGAGAACATGCCGTCTCTTGGACAGTTTGGAGAACAGAAGGGGACCAAGAATGGAGCCCTGAGGGACTTCTACTGCCAGATTCTACTGCAGGTGAACTTTCCAAGGCgttcatgtttctgtctgagttCCTTGTTTGAAAGCTCCACTTGCATCGGTCTTTGAGTGTGCATGGTGAACGATAGACACTGATAGTGTAAGTATAGTACAAGCAGTATGTAAGTGCTTGTTTGAAAGAATTCTGCTAAATTCATCTATATTAAATCTCATCAAGCATCACAATCCTGATGAAGCAGAGTAAGTTTTTGAgtcttaaaaaacacatttgattgtTGAGTAATTTATTTAGGAAAAGTCAAGTTGACTAGAGCTGCTCAGTGAGAACATTACTTTATTTGTCCACCACTGATTACTCACTCAGGCTCTACAGCACTTTTCGAAGGAGTTGACTGTTTTGTTTATGATGGCTTTTTGTAAATTTCTTGTGTAAATCTTTATATAAGTCAAGGAAAGTATGCAATGTAGTAGGGAAAAATACGACAACACCTGCGTCCTGTTGGTCATGTTGGGactgaacataaaaacatgacagtgaGAAAGTGATGCTGATAGATGATCACTTGATAATCAGactgaaatgacattttgattCACTTCCTTCTCTATGAATTGCTGAAGgaaacagagatgtgtgtgGTATACCAGAGGTAAGATGTACAGCCTTAGTATCCTGACTGTATCCTGTAAGGCAGGGGCTCAGGTTTGGAATGTCCTTTAgtccatcattcattttttttacaactACCATCTCATTCTCCACTTGTTGATTTAAGAGGGAACATCATTGTATCCAGATGGCCAATCGCTTGTAAGACAGCTGATTGGGAAACTATCCATGGCATTCCTCTCTATAAATAATGACTTGGAAGCCCTCAGCTCTGCTGGACCAGCTGCTTAACACAGAGGGGTTTATGCTACCGTGGCGGCTCCTCCATAGGAAGCATTGTTGTCACTACGGCAAAGACAATAGtaaagagaacaaaagactgtatgtgtgtgcgacAGAGAATGAGAGCGTAAGTCTCCAGGTTAATTCAGCAGCAAGGCggcaaaaaactgaaaaagaatggcaaaacaaaaacttccAAAGACAGCTGAGAAGAAGCCAGTGCAAGAACAGAAACCTGTGGAAGCAGCACAAGAGACACCACCAGAGCCTGGAACAGAGATAACTTCTAAAGAAGAACAGGTTTCAGAAGCCAGTGGTGAACCACCAGCAGCCGCCCCTGCAGAGGCAGCTCCCAGCGGGGAGGAGGGATCTCAAGCTGAGAATGAGATACCACCAGCAGAAACTGGCCCTCCGGCGGAGGAGACCCCTGTGGAGCCCGTTCCTGCAGCTGAACCAGAGCCAGAGTCCCAGCCTGTTGGTAGTAGgcattattcatttttaaattctgttttttcatataagtttaaaagaataaaagaaatagaATTTAAACCTAATTTTGTTCATATGTGTATGACATTAATGAAAAAACACCTTTATATTCCTGCCCCTCGTCTTCCAGctgttgaaatgtttgaaagtgTTGAGCAGAGTTTAGCAATCAAACTGCTGATGTCACAAgtcaaacaaaaatctgaaaagaaaatttaCTTATAAAGCATatctgaatgatttttttttttctgaacctTTTGTCCAGACTATCTTGAGATAATTTTAAGCCAATAATCCGCAGCTGCGACTTCTGACACAAGAAAACCTTGACCTCTGACTGGTGCTCCcatcattttctcactttgtatACTCAGACTGTGTGCTTTGACACATAGTCCTGGTCACAACTGAAGTTCAACATCTTTCAGTCTGTCCTCATGTTGTCAACAGGTTgttgcaagaaaataaaaaatatatggtTGACTAAATATCACCTTGGAATGACAATgagatgtttttctctgttgctaTTTGTACATCTACTGTTCATAATAAACACAGTTCTTCCAAAGACTCAAAcgaaaaaaaattaataatcaCTGGTAAGGTCTGACTATCTGAGGGACTATATCAACAGTGATATTTTCAGTACATTCAGttattctttaaaataaaaaaaacaaaacaaaacatgcaaccAAATTAGTTTCTCTAAATCAAATTTAGTAATCTCTGAGCATTGTTTATCTGTATCAACAGTCATTATATATCCTTTCACCCGCTTCAGAATTCCTCCTTACACTTCCAGTTTTACAGAAGGCACAGGAAGGCTTGGGCC
The Scatophagus argus isolate fScaArg1 chromosome 1, fScaArg1.pri, whole genome shotgun sequence DNA segment above includes these coding regions:
- the LOC124059370 gene encoding fibrous sheath CABYR-binding protein-like isoform X3, which translates into the protein MAKQKLPKTAEKKPVQEQKPVEAAQETPPEPGTEITSKEEQVSEASGEPPAAAPAEAAPSGEEGSQAENEIPPAETGPPAEETPVEPVPAAEPEPESQPTILR
- the LOC124059370 gene encoding submandibular gland secretory Glx-rich protein CA-like isoform X2, translating into MAKQKLPKTAEKKPVQEQKPVEAAQETPPEPGTEITSKEEQVSEASGEPPAAAPAEAAPSGEEGSQAENEIPPAETGPPAEETPVEPVPAAEPEPESQPVDYLEIILSQ
- the LOC124059370 gene encoding submandibular gland secretory Glx-rich protein CA-like isoform X1 — encoded protein: MAKQKLPKTAEKKPVQEQKPVEAAQETPPEPGTEITSKEEQVSEASGEPPAAAPAEAAPSGEEGSQAENEIPPAETGPPAEETPVEPVPAAEPEPESQPVGNYLEIILSQ